From the genome of Prevotella herbatica, one region includes:
- a CDS encoding ribulokinase yields the protein MAKYVIGLDYGSDSARALIVNAENGETLATSVKYYPRWKQGLYCNPKINQWRQHPKDYLEVLENSVKEALAKCDKEVAKNVVGIAFDTTGSTPAFTDENGTPLAMLPEFEENPNAMFVLWKDHTAIKEAEEVNQKVALEPTNYIKYEGGIYSAEWFWAKAMHVIRQDAEVAKKAYSIVEYCEWLPAVLTGTTGLDKLVRSRCAEGHKAMWNEEWGGLPPVDFIERLEPKLKSVREHLGNNAETAEKPIGHLCKEWAEKLGLSENVVVAGGAYDCHMGAVGAGVTPHTLVRVIGTSTCDVMVANYAEVGDKCIKGICGQVDGSVIPGMVGLEAGQSSFGDVYAMFRRILEWPLRTLIPGEHNQDAIDAACDKIIPELTKEAEKIPVSESTVLATDWINGRRTPDANQLLKGTIAGFTLGTTAPQIFRALVEATAYGTKAIVDRFENEGVRIDDVIGIGGIALKSPFVMQTMCDVINKPIKVCKTDQACALGAAMFAATAAGVYGKVEDAIAAMNSGFSKTYVPNPENVEAYGEIYKSYIKLGKFTETELYKD from the coding sequence ATGGCAAAATACGTAATCGGACTTGATTATGGATCTGATTCAGCACGCGCACTTATTGTTAATGCTGAAAATGGTGAAACACTTGCAACAAGTGTGAAATATTATCCTCGCTGGAAACAAGGGTTATATTGTAATCCTAAGATTAACCAGTGGCGTCAGCATCCAAAAGATTATCTTGAGGTCCTAGAGAATTCTGTAAAAGAAGCATTGGCTAAATGCGATAAAGAAGTAGCCAAGAATGTTGTTGGTATAGCCTTCGACACAACTGGTTCAACCCCTGCATTTACTGACGAGAATGGAACACCGCTTGCGATGCTTCCTGAATTTGAGGAAAATCCAAATGCAATGTTTGTATTGTGGAAAGACCACACTGCAATAAAGGAAGCTGAAGAAGTAAACCAAAAGGTAGCATTAGAACCAACTAATTATATTAAATATGAAGGTGGTATCTATTCTGCTGAATGGTTCTGGGCAAAGGCAATGCACGTAATCCGTCAGGATGCTGAAGTTGCAAAGAAAGCATATTCTATCGTTGAATATTGTGAGTGGTTGCCAGCTGTACTGACGGGAACTACTGGTCTTGACAAACTGGTACGCTCTCGTTGCGCAGAAGGTCACAAGGCTATGTGGAATGAAGAATGGGGAGGTTTACCACCTGTAGACTTCATAGAGCGTCTTGAACCAAAACTTAAGAGTGTTCGCGAACATCTTGGTAACAATGCAGAAACAGCAGAAAAGCCAATCGGCCATTTGTGTAAAGAATGGGCTGAGAAACTTGGACTATCTGAAAATGTAGTCGTTGCTGGTGGTGCTTACGATTGCCACATGGGTGCTGTAGGTGCAGGCGTTACACCTCATACATTAGTTAGAGTTATCGGAACATCTACATGTGATGTGATGGTAGCTAACTATGCAGAAGTTGGTGACAAGTGCATTAAAGGTATTTGTGGTCAGGTTGATGGAAGCGTTATACCAGGAATGGTTGGACTCGAAGCAGGTCAATCTTCATTTGGTGACGTATATGCAATGTTCCGTAGAATATTGGAATGGCCATTGCGTACATTGATACCTGGAGAGCATAACCAAGATGCAATAGATGCAGCATGTGACAAAATAATTCCTGAACTAACAAAAGAAGCAGAGAAGATACCTGTATCAGAATCTACTGTTCTTGCAACAGACTGGATAAATGGTCGTCGTACTCCTGATGCTAACCAACTTTTGAAAGGAACTATTGCTGGTTTTACTTTGGGTACTACTGCTCCACAGATATTCCGCGCACTTGTTGAAGCAACAGCTTATGGTACAAAAGCTATCGTAGACCGTTTTGAAAACGAAGGCGTACGTATAGATGATGTGATCGGAATTGGTGGAATTGCACTTAAATCACCTTTCGTAATGCAAACAATGTGTGATGTAATCAACAAGCCTATTAAGGTTTGTAAGACAGATCAGGCATGTGCTCTTGGTGCAGCAATGTTTGCAGCTACAGCAGCTGGTGTGTATGGCAAAGTAGAAGATGCTATAGCAGCAATGAATAGCGGATTCTCTAAGACTTATGTACCTAATCCTGAAAATGTAGAAGCTTACGGTGAAATTTACAAATCATATATCAAATTGGGTAAATTCACTGAAACTGAACTATATAAGGACTAA
- a CDS encoding alpha-N-arabinofuranosidase, with protein MASAQNTTVTIHANQGKNKINKEIYGQFAEHLGSCIYGGLWVGPQSNIPNTDGYRNDVLKALIDLKVPVLRWPGGCFADEYHWMDGIGPRNKRPKMQNNNWGGTIEDNSFGTHEFLNLCEKIGAEPYISGNVGSGSVEELAKWVEYMTSDGDTPMANLRRKNGREKSWNVKYLGVGNESWGCGGNMRPEYYSDLFRRYSTYCRNYDSHKLYKIASGASDYDYDWTKVLMNNVGNRMNGLSLHYYTVTGWNGSKGSATKFSNDDYYWTLGKCLEIEDVIKKHSAIMDEKDPKQHIGLLVDEWGTWWDEEPGTIKGHLFQQNTMRDAFVAALSLNVFHRHSDRVRMANIAQIANVLQSMILTDTTGNGHMVLTPTYHVFRMYQPFQDATYLPLDIKCDSMKVRDNRTIPIVSASAAKTKDGNMVISLANVSLDKAQNIDIDIENAGIKSINGEILTSKNISDYNDFNNPDVVKPTPFKDVKIKRNTIKVKIPAKSIVVLNIK; from the coding sequence ATGGCATCAGCACAGAATACAACAGTAACGATTCATGCCAATCAAGGTAAGAATAAAATTAATAAAGAAATATATGGGCAATTTGCCGAACATCTTGGCTCATGTATCTATGGTGGGCTTTGGGTTGGTCCACAATCAAATATACCAAATACCGATGGATACCGTAATGACGTACTAAAGGCATTAATAGATTTAAAAGTTCCAGTACTTAGATGGCCTGGAGGTTGCTTTGCTGACGAATATCATTGGATGGATGGTATTGGACCTAGAAACAAGCGACCTAAAATGCAGAATAACAACTGGGGTGGCACTATTGAAGATAACTCTTTTGGTACACATGAATTCTTAAATCTTTGCGAAAAAATAGGTGCAGAACCATACATTAGTGGTAATGTTGGTTCTGGTTCTGTTGAAGAACTTGCAAAATGGGTTGAATATATGACCAGTGATGGTGATACACCTATGGCTAATCTGCGTCGCAAAAATGGACGAGAGAAATCATGGAATGTGAAATATCTCGGTGTAGGAAATGAAAGTTGGGGCTGCGGAGGAAACATGCGCCCTGAATATTATAGCGATTTGTTCCGCAGATATTCCACTTATTGCCGAAATTACGACAGTCATAAATTATACAAGATTGCATCAGGTGCAAGCGACTATGATTACGATTGGACGAAAGTGTTGATGAATAATGTTGGCAACCGTATGAATGGTTTGTCATTACATTATTACACTGTAACAGGTTGGAATGGAAGTAAAGGATCTGCTACTAAATTCTCTAATGATGATTATTATTGGACTTTAGGTAAATGCCTCGAAATAGAAGACGTTATAAAGAAACACAGCGCTATCATGGATGAAAAAGATCCTAAACAGCATATCGGACTTCTTGTTGACGAATGGGGTACTTGGTGGGACGAAGAACCAGGAACAATTAAAGGACACCTATTCCAACAGAATACAATGCGTGACGCCTTTGTAGCAGCCCTATCTCTAAACGTTTTCCATCGTCATTCAGATAGAGTACGCATGGCTAATATAGCTCAAATAGCAAACGTATTGCAGAGTATGATTCTCACAGACACAACAGGTAATGGTCACATGGTACTAACTCCTACATATCATGTATTCAGAATGTATCAGCCATTCCAAGATGCTACATACCTTCCACTTGATATAAAGTGCGATTCTATGAAAGTCCGTGACAACAGAACTATTCCTATAGTATCAGCAAGTGCTGCGAAAACAAAAGATGGTAACATGGTTATATCTTTAGCAAACGTGAGTCTTGATAAAGCACAAAATATAGATATTGACATAGAAAATGCTGGTATAAAAAGTATTAATGGGGAAATTCTTACTAGTAAGAACATAAGTGACTATAATGATTTCAACAATCCAGATGTGGTAAAGCCAACTCCTTTCAAGGATGTTAAGATCAAAAGAAACACTATAAAAGTCAAAATTCCAGCTAAATCAATTGTAGTTTTAAATATTAAATAG
- a CDS encoding transketolase family protein, with amino-acid sequence MNDIKVMNHAADNIRILAASMVEKANSGHPGGAMGGADFINVLFSEFLVFDPENPSWEGRDRFFLDPGHMAPMLYSQLALIGKFTLEDLQQLRQWGSVTPGHPEREIARGIENTSGPLGQGHTFAVGAAIAAKFLKARLGDVMNQTIYTYISDGGVQEEISQGAGRIAGTLGLDNLIMFYDANDIQLSTETKVVTIEDTAKKYEAWGWKVIKIDGNDCEQIRKAINEAKAETERPTLIIGHCIMGKGARKDDGSSYEHNCKTHGAPLGGDAFVNTVKNLGGDPTDPFKIFPDVQKLYADRLAELKNIVAKRYAEKDSWSKANPDKAELLKVWFSGKAPKVDWSKVEQKAGAATRGASATILSVLAEQVPNMICASADLSNSDKTDGFLKKTHNLERGDFSGAFFQAGVSELTMACCCIGMSLHGGVIPACGTFFVFSDYMKPAVRMAALMEVPIKFIWTHDAFRVGEDGPTHEPVEQEAQIRLMEKLKNHHGKDSVRVLRPADAEETTVCWRMAMENTSTPTALILSRQNIEMLPEGNDYNQAEKGAYIVAGSDENFDVILLASGSEVSTLEAGKKLLNNDGIKVRVLSVPSEGLFRSQPKEYQESILPRSAKVFGMTAGLPVTLEGLVGANGKVWGLESFGFSAPYKVLDEKLGYTGQNVYNQVKELLAE; translated from the coding sequence ATGAACGATATTAAAGTAATGAACCACGCAGCTGATAACATTCGTATTCTTGCTGCTTCAATGGTAGAAAAGGCTAATTCTGGTCATCCTGGAGGTGCTATGGGTGGTGCAGATTTCATTAATGTACTTTTTTCAGAATTTCTAGTATTTGATCCTGAAAATCCTTCATGGGAAGGACGTGACCGTTTCTTCTTGGATCCAGGTCATATGGCTCCGATGCTTTATTCACAACTTGCATTAATCGGAAAATTCACATTAGAGGATCTACAACAACTTCGTCAATGGGGTTCAGTAACTCCTGGTCACCCAGAGCGTGAAATTGCACGTGGAATAGAAAACACATCAGGACCTTTAGGACAAGGACACACCTTTGCTGTAGGTGCTGCTATCGCTGCAAAATTCTTGAAAGCACGTCTTGGAGATGTTATGAATCAGACGATATATACCTATATATCAGATGGTGGTGTACAAGAAGAAATTTCTCAAGGTGCTGGTCGTATAGCTGGAACACTAGGACTAGATAATCTTATCATGTTCTATGATGCTAATGACATTCAACTTTCTACAGAAACAAAGGTTGTTACAATAGAAGATACAGCCAAGAAGTATGAAGCTTGGGGATGGAAAGTTATTAAGATTGATGGCAACGATTGCGAACAAATCCGTAAAGCTATTAATGAGGCTAAAGCCGAAACAGAACGCCCTACCCTTATTATAGGTCATTGCATTATGGGTAAAGGCGCACGTAAGGATGATGGTTCTAGCTATGAGCATAACTGCAAGACACATGGTGCACCTTTAGGTGGTGATGCATTTGTTAATACAGTAAAGAATCTTGGTGGTGATCCAACAGATCCATTCAAGATTTTCCCTGATGTTCAGAAACTTTATGCTGATCGTCTTGCTGAACTTAAAAATATTGTTGCTAAACGTTATGCTGAAAAAGATAGTTGGTCTAAGGCCAATCCAGACAAGGCAGAACTGTTGAAAGTATGGTTTAGCGGTAAAGCTCCTAAGGTTGATTGGTCAAAGGTAGAACAGAAGGCTGGTGCAGCTACACGTGGTGCATCTGCTACTATTCTTAGTGTACTTGCAGAGCAAGTTCCTAATATGATCTGCGCTTCAGCTGACCTTTCAAATTCTGATAAGACAGACGGATTCCTAAAGAAGACACATAACTTGGAGCGTGGTGATTTCAGCGGCGCATTCTTCCAGGCAGGTGTTTCAGAACTTACAATGGCTTGCTGCTGTATTGGTATGTCACTTCACGGTGGCGTTATCCCAGCATGTGGTACATTCTTTGTATTCTCTGATTACATGAAACCAGCAGTTCGTATGGCTGCATTAATGGAAGTTCCTATTAAATTTATTTGGACACACGATGCTTTCCGCGTTGGTGAAGACGGACCTACACATGAGCCAGTTGAGCAAGAAGCTCAGATCAGACTTATGGAGAAGTTGAAGAATCATCATGGCAAAGATAGCGTAAGAGTTTTACGTCCTGCAGATGCAGAAGAAACAACTGTATGCTGGAGGATGGCTATGGAAAATACTTCTACACCAACAGCACTTATCTTGTCTAGACAAAATATTGAAATGCTCCCTGAGGGTAACGACTACAATCAAGCTGAAAAGGGCGCATACATTGTTGCTGGTTCAGATGAAAACTTCGATGTAATCTTACTTGCATCTGGTTCAGAGGTTTCTACCCTTGAGGCTGGTAAAAAGTTACTTAATAATGATGGCATCAAAGTTCGTGTATTAAGCGTTCCTTCAGAAGGCTTATTCAGAAGTCAGCCTAAAGAATACCAAGAAAGCATTCTCCCAAGAAGCGCTAAGGTGTTCGGTATGACAGCAGGACTACCTGTAACACTTGAAGGTTTAGTAGGTGCTAACGGTAAGGTATGGGGTCTAGAGAGCTTTGGTTTCTCTGCACCATATAAAGTTCTTGATGAAAAGCTTGGTTACACAGGTCAAAATGTGTACAATCAGGTTAAGGAATTACTTGCAGAATAG
- the rpiB gene encoding ribose 5-phosphate isomerase B, translated as MEVKTVGIACDHAGFPLKQFVLEYLDKKGYAVKDFGTYSDESVDYPDFAHPLAEAIESGEVYPGIGICGSGEGMAITLNKHQGVRAGLVWNKEIAQLIRQHNNANVIVLPGRFIDNKTAETILDEFFKTTFEGGRHERRIKKIAIPK; from the coding sequence ATGGAAGTTAAAACTGTTGGAATAGCTTGCGATCACGCAGGTTTCCCTTTGAAACAATTTGTTTTAGAGTATCTTGATAAAAAAGGATACGCTGTGAAAGATTTTGGAACATATAGTGATGAGAGCGTTGACTATCCAGATTTTGCTCACCCTTTGGCAGAGGCTATTGAAAGTGGCGAAGTTTATCCGGGTATCGGTATTTGTGGAAGTGGCGAGGGCATGGCTATTACTCTTAACAAGCATCAAGGTGTACGTGCTGGACTTGTTTGGAATAAAGAAATTGCTCAATTGATTCGTCAGCATAATAATGCAAATGTTATTGTACTTCCTGGTCGTTTTATCGATAACAAAACAGCTGAAACTATTTTAGATGAATTTTTCAAAACAACATTTGAAGGTGGACGTCATGAGCGTCGCATAAAAAAGATAGCAATACCAAAATAA
- a CDS encoding OmpP1/FadL family transporter: protein MKKIYYSIAFMAFAALPISAQETYENTKLIDNDLNGTARYVGMGGAMEALGADLSTISTNPAGIGLFRKSKAETSFGLVSQQDASKFSSLGKTNASFDQAGFVYSLRNGRNSFLNFGFNYHKSRNFDQILNASGALSNASQNKLTYQKFRNNVVTQPTDLTYSQVDNLYYNNLIYNSTDKTYYNYPATGYLYNQQSKGYIGEYDFNISGNLQDRIYLGLTFGIHDVHYKGYSEYTENFAANNANIGGMTLADNRDITGTGYDIKIGAIFRPIENSPFRIGMYINTPTWYDLTTSNYTTLNTGKASSSSSESYDFKLYTPWKFGLSLGHTIDNYIALGATYEYADYGSMDTRVNDGGYYDYYDSYYETSSSDKNMNRHTENTLKGVHTFKVGAEVKVTPQLAVRVGYNYLSAMYDKNGSKNGSISSPGSYYASETSFVNWKDTNRFTCGIGYSIDKFNIDLAYQYSAQNGDFYPFMNYYEGKAPSTEDNVASATKVSNKHSQLQLTLGYRF, encoded by the coding sequence ATGAAAAAGATATATTATTCAATTGCCTTTATGGCATTTGCTGCACTTCCTATAAGTGCCCAGGAAACATATGAGAATACTAAGTTGATTGATAATGACCTTAATGGTACCGCCCGTTACGTAGGTATGGGTGGTGCTATGGAGGCTTTAGGTGCTGACCTTTCTACAATAAGTACCAACCCTGCTGGTATTGGATTGTTTCGTAAATCTAAAGCCGAAACTTCTTTTGGACTTGTAAGTCAACAAGATGCAAGTAAGTTTAGTTCGCTAGGTAAAACTAATGCTAGTTTCGACCAAGCTGGATTTGTTTATAGTTTGCGCAATGGTAGAAATTCATTTCTGAACTTTGGATTTAATTATCACAAGAGTCGCAATTTTGATCAGATTTTAAATGCGTCAGGTGCATTATCAAATGCTTCTCAAAACAAGCTGACTTATCAGAAATTTCGTAATAACGTCGTAACCCAACCTACTGACCTTACTTATAGTCAGGTAGATAATCTCTATTATAATAATCTTATTTATAATTCAACAGATAAGACCTATTATAACTATCCAGCGACAGGATATCTGTATAATCAGCAATCTAAAGGATACATTGGTGAATATGATTTTAACATCAGTGGAAATCTTCAAGATCGTATTTATTTAGGTTTGACTTTCGGTATTCATGATGTTCATTACAAAGGTTATTCTGAGTACACGGAAAATTTTGCTGCCAACAATGCTAATATTGGCGGGATGACATTGGCTGATAATCGTGATATTACAGGTACTGGTTATGATATTAAAATAGGTGCGATATTTCGCCCAATAGAAAATAGTCCATTTAGAATTGGTATGTATATCAACACACCAACTTGGTATGACTTAACTACTTCAAATTATACGACTCTTAATACTGGTAAAGCTTCTTCAAGCTCTTCAGAGTCTTACGACTTCAAGCTCTATACTCCTTGGAAATTTGGTTTAAGTCTTGGACATACTATTGATAATTATATCGCATTAGGTGCTACTTATGAGTATGCAGACTATGGAAGCATGGACACAAGAGTGAATGATGGTGGATATTATGATTATTATGATTCATATTATGAGACAAGTAGTAGTGATAAGAATATGAATCGCCACACAGAAAATACTTTAAAAGGTGTTCATACCTTTAAAGTTGGTGCAGAAGTGAAAGTTACTCCGCAACTTGCTGTTCGTGTAGGTTATAATTATCTTAGTGCAATGTATGATAAAAATGGATCTAAAAATGGATCAATTTCATCTCCAGGTTCATATTATGCAAGTGAAACAAGTTTCGTAAACTGGAAAGATACAAATAGATTTACTTGTGGTATAGGTTATTCAATTGATAAATTTAATATTGATTTGGCCTACCAATATTCAGCACAGAATGGTGATTTCTATCCTTTTATGAACTATTATGAGGGTAAAGCTCCATCTACAGAAGATAATGTAGCTTCTGCAACAAAGGTTAGTAATAAGCATAGCCAATTGCAGTTGACTTTGGGTTACAGGTTTTAA
- the prmA gene encoding 50S ribosomal protein L11 methyltransferase, which translates to MKYFEISYSIKSSADVFQTARDLLADAAGEAGCESFEETSDGLIAYCQVDNWDEDLMKKSIEDFIIPNVEISYNVKYADDKDWNQEWEEKGFEPINIDNKIIVCDAKKPLPKGMPSNTEHIFIDAKLAFGTGTHETTRMIVSTLLHLDLKDKMVLDCGCGTGILGIAAAKLGASNVVAYDIDEWSVNNARHNAEINAIGNISVYQGDSNVLNHISGVFDIVMANINRNILLNDMPTFKSLMTTGSLLILSGFYLSDIPVLLDKAKELGLEEYGRKQDGEWACLVLLLNQ; encoded by the coding sequence ATGAAATATTTTGAAATTAGTTATAGTATTAAGAGTAGTGCAGATGTTTTTCAAACAGCTCGAGACTTGCTAGCTGACGCTGCAGGTGAAGCTGGTTGTGAATCATTCGAAGAAACATCTGATGGTCTTATTGCATACTGTCAGGTAGACAATTGGGATGAGGACTTAATGAAGAAGTCTATTGAAGATTTTATCATCCCAAATGTTGAGATATCTTATAATGTCAAATATGCTGATGATAAAGATTGGAATCAAGAATGGGAAGAAAAAGGCTTTGAGCCAATCAACATTGACAATAAGATTATAGTATGTGATGCTAAGAAACCTTTGCCAAAGGGAATGCCATCAAATACAGAACATATTTTCATTGACGCAAAACTAGCTTTTGGAACAGGTACACACGAAACAACAAGGATGATCGTTTCTACCCTTTTACATCTTGATCTAAAAGATAAAATGGTATTGGATTGTGGATGTGGTACAGGCATATTAGGTATAGCAGCAGCAAAACTTGGTGCAAGCAATGTCGTTGCGTATGACATAGATGAATGGAGCGTGAATAATGCAAGACACAATGCTGAGATTAATGCGATCGGTAACATCAGCGTATATCAAGGTGATTCAAATGTACTTAACCACATCTCTGGTGTTTTTGATATAGTCATGGCAAACATCAATAGGAACATTCTCTTAAACGACATGCCTACTTTTAAAAGTCTAATGACTACAGGTTCTCTACTTATTTTAAGTGGGTTCTATCTGAGTGACATTCCTGTACTTTTAGATAAGGCAAAAGAGCTTGGTCTTGAAGAATATGGCAGAAAGCAAGATGGTGAATGGGCTTGTTTGGTATTGTTGCTAAACCAATAG
- a CDS encoding glycoside hydrolase family 25 protein has translation MTNSKKSISSGKSRSTQTKSKRKGHATHRKLSYPFHKYPRWAVMLGAIAIISLYVWCFYYFFVSPTGFRWRALYGDAKYPEGYEIHGIDISHYQDNIDWDALSNAMIKGCPVRFIIMKSTEGANNLDETFYENYQSAGDYGFIRGAYHFWSNKSSAREQAYYFLDKVHLNEGDLPPILDVEHKPKDQSTEDFQRNVLTWLHIVEDKYHVKPIIYTYYKFKQNYLSAPVFDDYPYWIAHYYVEKVEYKGPWKFWQHTDAGRLPGIKGYVDFNIYNGSYYDLKKLTIGNDNW, from the coding sequence ATGACAAATAGTAAAAAGAGCATAAGCAGTGGAAAAAGTCGTTCTACGCAGACCAAAAGTAAGCGTAAAGGACATGCCACGCATCGTAAATTGTCATACCCATTTCATAAATATCCTAGATGGGCTGTAATGCTCGGTGCAATAGCTATTATTTCATTGTACGTCTGGTGCTTTTACTATTTCTTTGTCAGTCCTACAGGATTCAGATGGCGTGCACTATATGGTGATGCAAAATATCCAGAAGGATACGAAATACACGGTATTGATATTTCGCATTATCAAGATAACATTGATTGGGATGCACTTTCAAATGCTATGATTAAAGGCTGTCCTGTGAGATTCATAATAATGAAAAGTACTGAAGGTGCTAATAATCTTGATGAGACTTTTTATGAAAATTATCAAAGTGCTGGTGATTATGGCTTTATAAGAGGAGCTTATCATTTTTGGAGCAATAAGTCGTCGGCTCGTGAACAGGCTTATTATTTTCTGGATAAAGTGCATCTGAATGAAGGTGACCTTCCACCAATACTTGATGTTGAACATAAACCGAAAGACCAAAGTACTGAGGATTTTCAACGTAATGTTTTAACATGGCTTCATATTGTGGAAGATAAATACCATGTTAAACCCATTATATATACATATTATAAGTTTAAGCAGAATTATCTTTCAGCTCCAGTATTTGATGATTATCCATATTGGATAGCTCACTACTATGTAGAAAAAGTAGAATATAAAGGACCGTGGAAGTTCTGGCAACATACTGACGCCGGAAGACTTCCAGGTATAAAAGGATATGTAGACTTTAATATTTACAATGGTAGTTATTATGATTTGAAGAAACTTACCATTGGAAATGATAATTGGTAG
- a CDS encoding diphosphate--fructose-6-phosphate 1-phosphotransferase → MEISALQKERAAYQPKLPKALQGAVKVKEGAPTKSVDNQEEIKKLFPNTYGMPLIEFVPGENADKKKINIGVILSGGQAPGGHNVISGLFDAVKKLNSENRLYGFLMGPGGLVDHNYVEITAEFLNQYRNTGGFDMIGSGRTKLEEEEQFEKGLKIIRELDINAIVIIGGDDSNTNACVLAEYYAAKKYGVQVIGCPKTIDGDLKNEQIETSFGFDTATKTYSELIGNIERDCNSARKYWHFIKLMGRSASHIALECALETQPNICLISEEIEAKDMTLNQVVENIANVVAYRAKQGNNFGVVLIPEGLIEFIPAIGRLIQELNDLLAAHGADYKDLDKDAQRKYIIAHLSKENAATFETLPEGVARQLSLDRDPHGNVQVSLIETEKLLSDMVGSLLAKWAKEGKFDGKFAAQHHFFGYEGRCAAPSNFDADYCYALGTSAAQLVAAGKTGYMAIVKNTTANANEWKAGGVPITMMMNMEKRNGEMKPVIRKALVELDGKPFKAFAAKRDEWAKNTAYVYPGPIQYWGPTEVCDQTTKTLKLEQD, encoded by the coding sequence ATGGAAATTAGCGCATTGCAAAAAGAAAGAGCTGCATATCAGCCAAAGCTGCCTAAGGCTCTTCAAGGTGCAGTAAAAGTTAAAGAAGGTGCTCCTACCAAGAGTGTGGACAATCAGGAAGAAATTAAAAAATTGTTCCCAAACACTTATGGTATGCCTCTTATCGAGTTTGTACCAGGCGAGAACGCTGACAAAAAGAAGATTAACATCGGTGTTATTCTTTCTGGTGGTCAGGCTCCTGGTGGTCATAACGTTATCAGTGGTTTGTTTGACGCCGTAAAGAAACTCAATTCTGAAAACCGTCTTTATGGTTTCCTAATGGGTCCTGGTGGTCTTGTTGATCATAACTATGTTGAGATTACAGCAGAATTCTTGAACCAGTATCGTAACACAGGTGGTTTTGATATGATTGGTTCTGGCCGTACAAAACTGGAGGAAGAAGAACAATTTGAAAAGGGCTTGAAGATTATTCGCGAACTAGATATTAACGCTATTGTTATAATCGGTGGTGATGATTCAAATACCAACGCTTGTGTTTTGGCTGAATATTATGCTGCCAAGAAATATGGTGTACAGGTTATCGGTTGTCCTAAGACTATTGATGGTGACCTTAAGAATGAGCAGATTGAAACAAGTTTTGGTTTCGATACAGCTACTAAAACATATTCTGAACTTATCGGTAACATCGAGCGTGACTGTAACTCAGCACGTAAATACTGGCACTTCATTAAATTAATGGGTCGTTCAGCTTCTCATATCGCACTTGAATGTGCTTTGGAGACTCAGCCAAATATCTGCTTGATTTCTGAGGAGATTGAGGCAAAGGATATGACACTTAATCAGGTAGTAGAGAACATCGCTAACGTTGTTGCATATCGCGCTAAGCAGGGTAATAACTTCGGTGTTGTACTTATTCCAGAAGGTCTTATTGAATTTATTCCAGCAATCGGTAGATTGATTCAGGAATTGAATGACTTGTTGGCTGCTCATGGTGCAGACTATAAAGATTTGGATAAAGACGCTCAGCGTAAATATATTATCGCTCATCTTTCAAAAGAAAATGCAGCTACATTCGAAACTCTTCCTGAAGGTGTTGCAAGACAGTTGAGTCTTGATCGTGACCCTCATGGAAATGTTCAGGTTTCTCTTATCGAGACAGAAAAACTTCTTAGCGATATGGTTGGTTCTCTTCTTGCAAAATGGGCTAAAGAAGGTAAATTCGATGGTAAGTTCGCAGCTCAGCATCACTTCTTCGGTTACGAAGGACGTTGTGCAGCTCCTTCAAACTTCGACGCTGACTATTGCTATGCTCTCGGAACTAGCGCAGCACAACTTGTTGCAGCAGGAAAGACTGGTTACATGGCTATCGTAAAGAATACTACAGCAAACGCTAATGAGTGGAAAGCTGGTGGTGTTCCAATCACAATGATGATGAATATGGAGAAGCGTAACGGAGAAATGAAACCAGTTATCCGCAAAGCTCTCGTTGAACTAGATGGTAAACCATTCAAGGCATTTGCTGCAAAGCGTGACGAATGGGCTAAGAATACAGCCTATGTTTACCCAGGTCCTATTCAATATTGGGGTCCAACTGAAGTTTGTGATCAGACTACAAAGACTCTGAAACTTGAACAAGATTAA